From Microbacterium sp. LWH7-1.2:
CGCGCTACGCGGCGACGGGCACGGGCGTCGCGCACTGTCCCTCGTCGAACGGGCGGCTGGCGGCGGGGATCGCACCGGTGCGGGCACTGCTGGATGCCGGGGCCCCCGTGGGACTCGGGGTGGACGGCGCCGCGTCCAACGAGTCGGGGCAGCTGGGCGTCGAGATCCGCGAAGCGGTGCTCATGGCGCGCCTGCGCACCGGATCGGACTCGATGAGCGTGCGCGACGGTCTGCGCATGGCCACGATGGGCGGCGCGCGCGTGCTCGGACGCCAGGATGAGATCGGCTCCCTCGAGGCCGGCAAGCTCGCCGACATCGCCGTATGGCAGGTCGACCGGATCGAGCACGCGGGCATCCTCGACCCGGTGGCCGCGCTCGGCCTGGGCGCCCTGCCGCCGCTGAAGCGGCTGTACGTCGGCGGACGCATCGTCGTCGAGGACGCGACCCTGGTCAGCGCCGACGAAGACCGGCTCGCTCGCGCGGTGGCCGCGGCATCCGTCACCCTCGCCGAGCGGCTCTGACGAGGCACGCGTGGACATCACCTCGGTCACCTCGTTCCGGCGGGCGCGCACGCGCGACGACCTCGTGCTCGCTCCCGGCGAGACGTTCATGGCGGGCGGCACATGGCTCATGAGCGAGCCTCAGCCTGGCACGACGGGGTTCGTCGACCTCACGTCGATGGCGTGGCCGGCGCTCGAGATCACCGCCGCGGGCCTGCGGATCGGCGCGACCTGCTCGATCGCGGACCTCGTGGCGTGGGCTCAGGGCCGCGGAGGCCTGGCCGTGCCGGACGGGTGGGCGGCAGCATCCGTCATTCCCGATGCGGCCAACGCGCTTCTCGCCTCCTTCAAGGTGTGGAACACCGCCACGGTCGGCGGCAACGTGTGCCGGGCGTTCGCGGCCGGATCGATGACCGCGCTCGTCACGACGCTCGACGGCGTTGCCGAGGTGTGGCGGGCCGACGGCTCGGCGTACCGGGTCGCGGTCGCCGACCTGGTGACCGGCAACGGGAAGAACGCGCTCGCGCCTGGCGATGTGCTGCGTGCGATCGACGTGCCGGCCACTGCCCTGCGGGCGCGCACGGTCCTGCGCAAGATCGCCCTCGCCGAACACGGCCGTTCGGGCGCCGTGGTGTCGGGGCGGCTCGACGAGGACGGCTCCTGCGTCATCGTGGTGACGGCTGCGACGGAGCGTCCGACGGTGTTCCGCTTCGCGGGGGCGCCGGATGCCGCGCTCCTCGCCGGCGCGATCTCAGGCGCCGCGGGCTACTACGCCGACCCGCTCGGCGCCGCCGACTGGCGGCGCGGTGTCAGCGTGGTGCTCGGCGAACGGGTCCGCCGCGACCTCTTCGACCGGGAGGAGGCCGCGTGAGGCTTCACGTCAACGGCGAGCCGATCGAGGCGGAGCCGCGGCCCGGCCAGTGCCTGCGGACGCTGCTGCGCGAGAGCGGGCACACCGAGGTGAAGAAGGGGTGCGACGCGGGCGACTGCGGCGCGTGCTCGGTACTCGTCGACGGCGTGCCGGTGCACTCGTGCATCGTGCCCGCCTTTCGTGCCGAAGGCGTCTCGGTGACGACGGCGGCCGGGCTCGCCCCCGGCGACGACCTGCACCCGGTGCAGGAAGCGCTGATCGAGCGCTTCGGATTCCAATGCGGGTTCTGCACGCCGGGCATGGCCGTGACGGCGTCGACGCTGTGCGCCGGCGACCTCCCCGACCTCGATCGCCGCATGAAGGGCAACCTGTGCCGCTGCACGGGGTATCGCCCGATCCGCGAGGCCATCGAATCCGTGCTGGGGTCTGTGCGCGAGACCGGAGCCGTCCCCGACGCCGGAGAGCTCCGCGTCGGGGCGTCCGTGCGGCCCGAGCCCGGCCGCCGCGTCGTGCAGGGCCTCGAGCCGTACACGTTCGACACCGACCTCACCGGCGCGCTCGTGCTGCGCGTGGTCGGCACGCGCACGCGCACGCGCGCATCACGAGCATCGACGACGCCGCGGCGCGCGCGCTGCCCGGGGTGGTCGCCGTCTTCACCCACGAGAACGTCACCGCCCGGCTGTACTCGACCGCCCGGCACGAGCTCCGCGAGGACGACCCCGACGACACTCGCCTGCTCGACGACGTGGTGCGGTTCGTGGGGCAGCGGGTGGCCGCAGTCGTCGCCGAGACGGCCGAGATCGCGGATGCGGCCTGCCGCCTGATCGACGTGACCTACGACGTGCTGCCCGCGGTGTTCGATCCGGAGGCGGCGCGCAGGCCGGGGGCACCCCTGATCCATCCCGACCGGACGCCGCAGGACCGCGTCGCCGAGGCGGGCCGCAATGTCATCGCGACGCTGCACGACGGCATCGGCGGCGATGCGGACGCCGCACTCGACGCGAGCGCCGTGACGGTCTCGGGCACGTGGCGCACGAGCCGCGTGTCGCATGCCCAGCTCGAGACGCACGGGGCGATCGGCTGGCGCGACGACGAGGGCCGGCTGGTCGTCCGCTCGAGCACGCAGGTGCCCTTCCTGGTGCGCAACGAGCTGTCGCGGCTGTTCCACCTCCCCCGCGAGCGCATCCGCGTGTTCGCCACCCGGGTCGGTGGCGGGTTCGGGGGCAAGCAGGAGATGTTCACCGAAGACCTCGTCGCCCTCGCCGTGCTGCGCACGGGGCGCCGCGTCGCCTACGAGTTCTCGCGCGCCGACCAGTTCCGCCGCGCATCGGTGCGGCATCCGTTCCGCGTGGCGGTGACGCTCGGGGCCACGGTGGACGGCGTCCTCACCGCCATGAAGCTCGACGTGCTGAGCGACACCGGCGCGTACGGCAACCACGGCATCGGCGTCATGTTCCACGGGTGCGCCGAGTCGATCAACGTCTACCGGAGCCCCGTCAAGCGCGTCGACGCCGAGGTCGTGTACACGAACACCGTGCCGTCGGGAGCGTTCCGCGGGTACGGGCTCGGGCAGGTGATCCTCGGCGTGGAGTCCGCGATGGACATGCTCGCCGAGAAGCTCGGGATCGACCCGTTCGACCTGCGGCGCCTCAACGCCGTGCGGGAGGGCGATCCGCTCCTGACGGTGCGCGACGAGCACGACGAAGACCTCGTCTGGGGCAGCTACGGCCTCGACCAGTGCCTCGACGACGCCCAGGCCGCGCTGCGCCGCGGCAACGGCGTCGACGCCCCCGAGGGCTGGCTGGTCGGCGAGGGGATGGCGCTGTCGTTCATCGCCGCCATGGCCCCCGGCGGACACCACGCCCACACCGTCGCGACGCTGCGACCGGACGGCGTCATCGTCGTCGCGGCCGGCACGGCGGAGTTCGGCAACGGCACGAGCACGGTGCTGCGGCAGATCGCGGCGACCGTGCTCGAGGCCGAGCCCGAGCGCATCGTGCTCCGCGCCGCCGACACCGACCTGGTCGCCCACGACACCGGCGCGCTCGCGTCGGCGGGGGTCACCGGCGCCGGCAAGGCGCTGACCGCGGCGTGCACCGAGCTGCGAGCTCGCATCCTCGCGACGGCATATGCGGTCGCAGGGTCTCCCGAGGGCATCGATCCCGAGCTCGCACCCCGCGGCGTGCAGATCGGCGAGCGCCTCGTCGCGTTCGACGAGATCGTGCATGCTGCCGCCACCGAGCAGCGGACCCTCGAGGGCCTCGTGGGTCGTGGCAGCGAGCACGGCGACGAACGCAGCCTGTCCTTCAACGTCCATGCGGTCCGCGTCGCCGTCGAGCCTGAGACGGGCGCCGTGCGGGTGCTGCAGTCGGCGCAGGCCGCCGACGCCGGGTACCTCATGAACCCCGCGCAGGTGCGTGGCCAGGTCGAAGGCGGCGCAGCCCAGGGCCTGGGCAGCGCGCTCTACGAGGAGGTGCTGATCGGCGCCGACGGCGCGGTTGCCAACCCGGCGTTCCGGCAGTACCGAGTGCCGCAGTTCGGCGACGTCCCCGTCACCGAGGTGCTCTTCGCCGACACCTCCGACACCGTCGGGCCGTTCGGGGCGAAGTCGATGAGCGAATCGCCCTACAACCCCGTTGCCGCCGCCGTCGGCAATGCGATCGCGCGCGCCGTGGGCCGCCGCCCGTTCCACCAGCCCTTCACCCGCGAGCGGGTCTGGCGGCTGATCCACGGACTCGACGAACACTGACTTCCGACGAACTTCCACGAGACCGGATGCCGCGGTCCGCGGCATCCGGGATCATCCGTCACATCGCCGAAACACCCTGACCCACCGGCTGAAACGCGCTGCGCCTAGCGTCGGCGTGATCACATCACCTGTGCTCACACCGCATGAAGGGAAGCCACACCCGATGGCACGACACAGCAACCTGGGGCGGCGCGGCCGTCTCACCGCGGGCGCAGCCGCGGTCATCGCCTCCGCCCTCGTCTTCGCCGGCTGCGCGTCGGGCGGCACCGCCGCACCCGGCTCCATCGAGGGCGGCGACGAGGTGGCCTCATACGGCGAGATCAGCGTCCAGTACTCCTGGATCAAGAACGAGGAGTTCGCCGGCGAGTTCTACGCATACGAGAACGGCTACTACGACGAGGCCGGCTTCGACGAGGTCATCGGCATCTCCGGCCCCGACACCGGCGTCGCCAAGCTCCTCTCCGGCACGGTTCAGGTCGCGCTGAGCGACGCGGCGTCGCTCGGCGCCGCGATCGCGGAAGAGGACGCACCGCTCAAGATCATCGGCGCGACCTTCCAGAAGAACCCGTTCACGATCCTCTCGCTGGCCGACGGCGGCAACATCACCACTCCCGAAGACCTCGTCGGCAAGACGATCGGCGTGCAGGACTCGAACGCCTCGGTGTTCGCGGCGCTGCTCAACGCCAACGGCATCGACCCGGCCGACGTCACCGTCGTGCCCGTCGACTTCGACCCGACACCACTCATGAACGGAGAGGTCGACGGCTTCATGGCGTACCTGACGAACGAGGCCCTCACGGTCGAGCTGGCCGGATACGAGATCACCAACCTCTCCTACGCCGAGAACGGCGTTCCGTACGTCGCCGAGACGTTCAGCGTGACCGACCAGTACCTCGCCGAGAACAAGGAGCTGCTCAAGGCGTTCCTGATCGCCGAGATCAAGGGCTGGACGGACGTCTTCAAGGAGTCGACCGACGACACCGTGAGCCTCATCGAGCAGTACTACAACCAGGCGGCCGCGGAGTCGGAGGACGGGCTCGAGGCGGTCTTCGGCGCCCTCGACCCCGAGAAGACCGCCCTCGGCCTCGAGGCCGAGAAGCTGCTCATCTCGACGGAGGAGACCGAGGCCAACGGTCTCTTCACGATCTCGGACGAGCTCAAGAAGCAGACCATCGCCTCGCTCGCCGCCGCCGGCTGGGATGTGTCGATCGACGACCTCTTCGACACCACCATCATCGACGAGATCTACGAGGAGAACCCCGAGCTCAAGGACTACCTCCCGTAGTCCAGGATCGGCGCCCTTCATCATGACCGAGACCGACATCACGGATGCCGCGGCCACCGCGTCGCCGGCGGGGGAGACCTCGCCGGCGGCGCCGCCCCTGACCACAGCCACCGGCATCCACATCGACGGACTGAGCAAGACGTTCCAGACCGGCCGCGGCGGCACCGTCACGGCCCTGCAGGACACCCACCTGCACACCGACAAGGGATCGTTCCTGGCCCTCCTCGGCCCCTCGGGCTGCGGCAAGTCGACGATCCTCCGCATTCTCGCCGACCTCGAGACGCCCACCACCGGCGAGGTCTCCGTCGACGGCAAGACCCCCGCCCAGCTGCGTCGCGACAGCGAGCTGGGCATCGCGTTCCAGGACCACGCGCTGCTGCCGTGGCGGAGCGTGCTCACGAACATCCGACTCGTCTTCGAGATCGCCGGCCGCCGCCCCGACAAGGCCTACATCGACGAGCTCATCGCCCTCGTGGGGCTGAGTGGCTTCGAGAAGGCGAAGCCCGCGCAGCTGTCGGGCGGCATGCGGCAGCGCGTGTCGATCGCCCGCGCACTCGCGCTGAAGCCCTCGGTGCTGCTGCTCGACGAGCCGTTCGGCGCGCTGGACGACATGACGCGGCAGAATCTCAACCTCGAGCTGCTGCGCATCTGGACCGAGAAGCCCGCCACGACGCTGCTGGTCACCCACGGCATCTCGGAGGCGATCTTCCTGTCGGACCGCGTGGCCGTGATGTCGCCGCGGCCGGGGCGCATCAAGGAGATCATCGAGGTCGACCTGCCCCACCCCCGCACGCCCGACATGCAGCGGTCGCCCGAGTTCCACGAGCTCGTGGACCGTGCGTCGGAGCTGCTCTTCGGCGCCGACGGCCGCGCGGCCGCGGAGTCCTGATGCGCGGGCGGACCCTCCCGGGCTGGCTCGCGGGACTCGTCGGCGCGGGCGCGCTCATCGCCGCGTGGTGGCTGTTCTCGGTCACGGTGTTCCAGCCGCCGCCGGGAACGACATTCACCCCGGTGCCGTCCCCGTTCGTCGTGTTCCAGACCATCTGGGAGGACGGGCTCGCCGCATATTGGTCGGTGTTCCAGGTGACGATCACCGAGGCCGCGATCGGCTACGCGTGGGGCAACGGGCTCGCCCTGCTCATCGCGGCGGCCGTGCTGCTGCTCCCCCGTATCGAGACGATCGTCGTGCAGGTCGCCGTGGTCAGCTACTGCCTTCCGGTGGTCGCGGTCGGCGGCATCGCGATCGTCGTGCTCGGCGGCGCCAAGCGCGCCGGTGACCCGAGCGCGACGGCGATCTTCCTGGCGGCGCTCGCAGTCTTCTTCACGACCGTGGTCGGTGCGCTGCTGGGCTTCCGCTCCTCCGACACCGCGAGCCTGGACGTCGTGCGCGTCTACGGCGGCTCGCGGTTCACGCAGCTGCGCAAGGTGCGCCTGATCGCCGCGCTTCCCGCGATCCTCAACGCGCTGCAGATCGCCGTGCCGTCCGCGTTCCTCGGCGCGATCCTCGGCGAGTACATGGGCGGCACCGACCGCGGCGTCGGCATCACGCTGATCCGCCTACAGGGCGACCTGGACTCGGCCCGAGTGTGGGCGGTGTTCCTGCTCTCGGCGATCGTCGCCCTCATCGGGTACGGGCTCGTCGGCCTCATCGCCCGCACGGTGACCCCGTGGGTCTCGGGCAAGGCGGTTGCCGCATGACCGCCACCGCTCCCGCCGCCATGCCGCTCGAGGCGACCCCGCACACGGCCAAGCGCGCCACCGCGATCTCGCGGGCCGTCGGCCGATCGCTCCTGAATGCCCTCCTCACGTTCGTGATCGTGCTCGCCCTGTGGTGGGCCGTGGTGAACCTCACCGGCATCTCGCCGTACGTCGCGAAGGGTCCGGCGGACGTGTGGGAGTTCTTCTTCACGTCGCCCGAAGCCGCCGAGAACCGGGCGGAGATGATGCAGCTCCTGGCGCAGACCCTCTCCGACGCCGCGCTCGGCTTCATCGTGGGCATGCTGGTGGCGATCGTGCTCGCCCTCGCGTTCTCATTGTCGCGCTCGGTGGGGATGGGCGTCATGCCGCTCGCGCTGCTGCTGCGTTCGGTGCCGCTCGTCGCGATCGCCCCGGTCATCATCCTGATCACGGGACGGGGGACTCCGGCATCCGTCGCCGTCATCGGCTCGATCGTGGTGCTCTTCCCGGCCCTGGCGTCGATCATGTTCGGTCTGAGCCGCGCATCGAAGGAGAGCCTCGACCTCGTGCACGTGTACGGGGGTGGCCGGGCCACGCAGCTGCGCAAGGTGAACGTACCGGGCGCGCTGCCCTCGCTGTTCGCCGCGGCACGGGTATCGGTGCCGGGAGCCGTGACAGGTGCCCTCCTCGCCGAGTGGCTCTCGACCGGACAGGGCATCGGGGGGATGATCCAGAAGTTCAGCGCCTCGGCCCGCTTCGACGAACTGTGGGCCTCGGTCGCCCTGATCACGATCGTCACGCTGCTGCTCTACAACCTGGTCCAGATCGCCGAGAACATCGTGCTCGCCCGCATGGGGATGACGACCTCCGCCCGCTGAGCGACCGCGGCCGACCTCGTCGCGGCCGCGGCACGGATGACCGAGAGACGCGGACAGGAGGATGATCGGCGGATGTTCCCCCGCTGTCACGGCATGGAAACACCCACCACCTAGCGTCAGTTCATGGAACGCTTCACGATCACGGTCTTCTGCGGTTCATCCCCCGGCACCGACCCGGTCTACGCGCGGGCGACCCGAGCGGTCGGCGAGGCGATCGGACGCGCCGGAATGAACCTCGTCTATGGCGGCGGCCACGTCGGCCTCATGGGCACTGTCGCCGACGGGGCGCTGCAGGCCGGAGCGCACGTCACGGGCGTGATCCCACGGGCGCTTCAGGCGCGCGAGGACGCCCACCACGAGATCAGCGAACTGGTGCTCGTCGACACGATGCACGAGCGCAAGACGATCATGGCCGACCGCGCGAACGCCTTCCTCGCGCTGCCGGGCGGTCCGGGGACGCTCGAGGAGCTGACCGAGCAGTGGACGTGGGCGCAGCTGGGCATCCACGAGAAGCCGGTCGGCGTGCTCAACATCGCCGGCTACTTCGACCCGTTGCTGGCGTTCGTCGCGAACATGCGCGACCGCGGCTTCACCCACCCCCGCTATACCGACATGCTCGTCGTGGCCTCCGAGCCCGAGGAAGCTCTCGCGCGGCTGCGCGACTACGTGCCGCCCGTGCGTTCGGAGGTCTCCCCCGGCGCCGAGATGACCGGCGCGCTGTCGATTCCGCTCCGCCCCTGAATCGAAGGCATCCACTTCGGAGTCGATCGGCGGGGTCAGGCCGTGCGCGCCCGCCGGTGAACCTCGCCGGCAACGACGACGATCGCCGTGACCCCTGCGGCCAGCAGCACACTCCACGAGAAGTGGAGGTCGACCAGGTGCGCGCCCGCCCACGCGCCCAGGCCGATCAACACCACCGACAGGAGCCGGCGGGGCCAGGGACTGCCGCCGTTGCCGCCCGCAAGCCGCGAGTCGTAGACGAGCCCCACCAGGGTCGAGGTGACGACGACCGTGGTTACGTCCTTCGCGCCGACGGCGCGTGCGGCGCCCGCCTGGACTCCCATGGCGAGTCCGAGCAGCGCGGTGAGCACGTTGTGATCGATGACGTCGATGCTCTCGCGCGCGGCACCGAGACCGGCCGCGACGAGAAGTGCGATCGTCACGAGGAGGAGCAGCAGGCTCGTACGGCCCGACCATCCGGACGCCGTCCCGCGGCCGGCCCTTCCCGCGACCGCCGCACCGGCGACGAACGCGATCAGAGCGACGACCGGCCCGAGCACCGGCAGGTCGTCGGCCCCGGCGAGACCCATTCCGAGGATCACGACGTTGCCGGTCATGTTGCCGGTGAAGACGCGGTCGAGCCCGAGGTACCCCGCCGCGTCGATCACACCCGTCGAGAAGGTCAGCGCGAGCATGCACCACAGCTCGACCCGCTCCGGTTCCTGCCTGCCCCACATCGCTCTCATGAACTCCTCGATCCCGTCCCTGTCGCCGCGGCACCCGGCCGCCGGCGCCTCGATGTCACGCGCGGTCCGCGGCGAGCTGCAGCACGGACTCGGCGAGCGCCTGGATGCCGCGGGCGACGTCGCCCGCCGACACGGCCTCGTCCGGGTGGTGGCTGATGCCGTCGGGATTGCGCAGGAACAGCATGCCGACCCCGGTCAGCGCGCCGATGGCCATCCCGTCGTGTCCGGCGCGGCTGAAGATCACCAGCGGGTCGTCCGCGCCGGCGGGCAGTGTCGACGCGATGCCCTCCCGCACGACGTCCTGCAGCACCGGCTCGCAGAAGACGGCCGGTGCTCTGTGCACCTCGCGGGCGCGCCAGCGCAGCCCCCGGCGCCCCATGATCTCGTCGAGCTCGCGCTCGATCGCGAGCCACACCCGGTCGCGCTCGCCGTCGAACTCGCCGCGCAGGTCGAGCGACAGGCGGGCCTCGCCGGCTACGACGTTGACGGCGCCGGGGTACGCCTCGAGCTGCCCGACGGTGCCGATGATGTGGTGCTCGCCGCGGCAGATGCGCTCGACGGCGAGCGCCGCCTCGGATGCGCCGAGCAGCGCGTCGCGACGCCGGTCGTACGGCGTGCCCCCGGCGTGCCGCGCCTCGCCCTCGACCGTGAGCTGGAACCGTCGCGCCGACGCGATGGACGACACCACCGCGAGCGACTCGCCCCGGTCGTCAAGCTCGGGCCCCTGCTCGATGTGCGCCTCGAGATAGCCGACCAGCTCGTCGGGGCGCCTCGCGGCCTCGGCCACGCGTCCGGGGTCGAGCCCGAACTCCAGGAACGCCTCGCGCAGCGTCATGCCGTCAGCATCCGCCAGCGCCCACCAGTCGTCGTTCCACTGCCCCGCCACCGCCGATGAACCGAGCAGCGCCTTGCCGAACCGGGTGCCCTCCTCGTCCGAGAACGCGACGATCTCGAGCGCGAAGGGCAAGGGGACGACGGATGCCTCGTCCCGGGGTGCGGGCGACCGCAGCAGCCGCACCACCTCGAGGGCCATCAGCACCCCCACGATCCCGTCGAACCGGCCGGCGTCGGGCACGGTGTCGAGGTGCGAGCCGAGAAGCAGCGCGGGGGCGTCGGGATCGGGCGCGCCACCTGGCGCCGCGCGATCGATGCGGCCGAGCTGGTTGCCCACCGCGTCCTGCCGGGTGGTCATGCCGGCCTCGCGCATCCACTCGGCAGCGAGCCGGTTGACGCGCGCGTGCTCGGGCGAGAGGTAGACCCGCTCGATCGATCCCGGTGTCGCCGAGATGCGCGCCAGCTCGTCGCAGCGCGCCATCACCCGGCGCGCGGCGAGCGCGATGCGGTCGCGGTCGATGCCGGCCAGGAGGGCCGTCACGCGCGCGCCGCCCGGTAGACGTCGGTCGCGGCATCCGTCCCCCCGCCCGCGGGGACCGTCGCGCCGAAGCGCCGCAGCACGGCCTCGAGGGCGGCAAGGGTGGTGAGCACCGCGTCCTGGCGGGCGTTGTAGCCCATCGTGCCGATGCGCCAGACCCGCCCGTGCAGCGGGCCGAACGACGTGCCGATCTCGATGCCGAAGTCCTCGAGCAGCGCGGCCCGCGCGGCGTCGCCCGGTACCCCGGCAGGGATCTCGACCGCCACGACGTTGTTCATCTTGTGCCCGAGGTCGCCGAACACCTCGAGGCCGAGTCCCTGCACCCCGGCGAGCATCGCCGCCCCGGCGACCCGGTGCCGCTCGATGACGACATCGCGGCCCTCCAGCAGCAGCACGCGCGCGCACTCCCGCGCGGCGTAGAGCATCGAGGTCGCCTCGGTGTGATGGTTGAGGCGCCGCGGCCCCCAGTAGTCCAGGATCATGCCGAGGTCGAAGTAGTTCGAGCGCACGAAGTCGGCCGCCGACGCGTCGCCGTCCTCGCGGATGCCCGCCTCGATGCGCGACCGCGACCGCACCACCTCGAAGGCGCGGTCCGACAGCGTGATCGGCGCCGACCCCGACGGGCCACCCAGGCACTTCTGCAGGCCCGCGGTCGCGGCATCCACCCCCCATTCGTCGGCCTCGAACGCGTTGCCGCCGAGCGACGCCGTGGCGTCGGTGTAGAACAGCACGCCGTGCTTCGCGCACACCGCGCCCACCTCGTCGAGCGGCTGGTTCATCGTCGTCGAAGTGTCGCCCTGCACGAGCGCGAGCAGCGTCGGCTTCACCCGCACGATGGCCTCTTCGATCACCGACACCGGGAAGACCTGTCCCCACGTGGTCTCGATCGTGTGCACCTCGGCCAGCGCCCGCTCGGCGATCTCGGCGAGCAGGTGTCCGAACCTGCCGAACACCGGCACCAGGACGCGGTCCCCGGGCCGGATCAGCGAGATCAGCGCCGCCTCGATCCCGGCGCGCGACGTGCCGTCGATCAGCAGCGTCGCGTCGTTGGCCGTGCCCCACACGCCCCGGTACAGCTGCTGCGTCTCGGCCATCGTCGCCGTCATGAACGGGTCGTACTGCCCCACGAGCGGCGCGGACATCGCCCGCAGCACGCTCGGATACGCCGAGATCGGCCCCGGGCCCATCAAGAGGCGGGCAGGCGGGTCGATCGGGCCGGGGAAAAGGGTCATCGGTTCACTCCAGAAGCGGAAAGTCGGTCGGCGAGCCGGCGCGCGAGGCGCACCAGCGCGATGTCGGTGCCCTCGCGCGAGACGAGGCACACGCCCACCGGGGCGGGCCCCAGCGGAGACGGCACGGTGAGCAGCGGTGCCGACAGGGCCGGAAGACCCGCCACCGCCGCCGGCGTCGTCATGCGCAGGGTCGCGGTGCGCACGGCGTCGATCCGCTCACCGGCGAGCCCTCTCGCGGGCGCCGCACCCGGTGCGGTCGGAAGCAGCAGCACGGCACCGCGCACCCGGTCGCGCACGAGGTCGCGGAGCGGGGCGAGGAGCGAGCGGGCGGATGCCTCGTCCTCGGCGGTCACCGCGGC
This genomic window contains:
- a CDS encoding alanine--glyoxylate aminotransferase family protein, which translates into the protein MTLFPGPIDPPARLLMGPGPISAYPSVLRAMSAPLVGQYDPFMTATMAETQQLYRGVWGTANDATLLIDGTSRAGIEAALISLIRPGDRVLVPVFGRFGHLLAEIAERALAEVHTIETTWGQVFPVSVIEEAIVRVKPTLLALVQGDTSTTMNQPLDEVGAVCAKHGVLFYTDATASLGGNAFEADEWGVDAATAGLQKCLGGPSGSAPITLSDRAFEVVRSRSRIEAGIREDGDASAADFVRSNYFDLGMILDYWGPRRLNHHTEATSMLYAARECARVLLLEGRDVVIERHRVAGAAMLAGVQGLGLEVFGDLGHKMNNVVAVEIPAGVPGDAARAALLEDFGIEIGTSFGPLHGRVWRIGTMGYNARQDAVLTTLAALEAVLRRFGATVPAGGGTDAATDVYRAARA
- a CDS encoding Zn-dependent hydrolase; the encoded protein is MTALLAGIDRDRIALAARRVMARCDELARISATPGSIERVYLSPEHARVNRLAAEWMREAGMTTRQDAVGNQLGRIDRAAPGGAPDPDAPALLLGSHLDTVPDAGRFDGIVGVLMALEVVRLLRSPAPRDEASVVPLPFALEIVAFSDEEGTRFGKALLGSSAVAGQWNDDWWALADADGMTLREAFLEFGLDPGRVAEAARRPDELVGYLEAHIEQGPELDDRGESLAVVSSIASARRFQLTVEGEARHAGGTPYDRRRDALLGASEAALAVERICRGEHHIIGTVGQLEAYPGAVNVVAGEARLSLDLRGEFDGERDRVWLAIERELDEIMGRRGLRWRAREVHRAPAVFCEPVLQDVVREGIASTLPAGADDPLVIFSRAGHDGMAIGALTGVGMLFLRNPDGISHHPDEAVSAGDVARGIQALAESVLQLAADRA